One part of the Fibrobacter sp. UWR4 genome encodes these proteins:
- a CDS encoding FISUMP domain-containing protein has translation MFTKRLFKFVGCTILLLAVSASAYVEKMPDFKDKRDGRVYKTVQIGEQRWFAENLRFNVKGSFCYDNKDYNCETYGRLYNWAQARMLVDFYNNTSIKKIKKINKIHDVCPMGWHIPSNKEWKIMKAFVGKKGISDGVGISLKSSEKWEREMRIPEGKDEFGFNALPGGERYFIGEYMDIGNSAQFWASNEYDASGAYFWRLVYDLRTLDRVFESKENAVSVRCVEDRLYEIKEPPSPVPHIETKVVEVQGRTIQTVHIGDQVWMANNLDVKVPGSFCYENKPENCEKYGRLYPWHVVVKLGDEYARKVGRDSISKVKPKGVCPNGWHVPTALDFHRLDSYLKDIDPSVDVGTNLKSRTGWQENEDAMAGINGFGFNAEPLGSIQYTKPRMICETVIKQIIPPAKKGGVADTVFTDSCVVDSTWKPELAFSGFGSFTGFWSGSEVDSITAVAMTLSYNDDEFVRDTARKDEAYYLRCMMDPPDIDEIYDSTSIYDVRDDNRYKTVTIGNDTWMAENLRFAAPGSYCYEDKDIRCKSYGRLYPWHVAMRLPADYVDNSMSGGIMAEHQGICPEGWHMPTNEEWIALGQKALNMRRGGIGSALKSKEGWARGGAPISAVSGFNALPSGNRFADGEYAELGTSTYFWAAHGGDGMGAVYWNIIYSKDDFASMEDFENFSFSVRCVRNKIVPQKATMAEQPAESTVEKPAETPAQ, from the coding sequence ATGTTTACAAAACGTCTTTTTAAGTTTGTTGGGTGTACAATCCTGCTTTTGGCTGTTTCGGCTTCTGCCTATGTGGAAAAGATGCCGGATTTCAAGGATAAGCGTGATGGTCGAGTTTATAAGACGGTGCAGATCGGTGAACAGCGCTGGTTTGCAGAAAACCTTCGTTTTAATGTGAAGGGCAGTTTTTGCTACGACAATAAGGACTATAACTGCGAGACTTATGGCCGCCTGTACAACTGGGCCCAGGCTCGTATGCTGGTGGATTTTTACAACAATACATCCATCAAGAAAATCAAGAAGATTAACAAGATTCATGATGTCTGCCCCATGGGATGGCATATTCCTTCCAATAAGGAATGGAAGATCATGAAAGCTTTCGTGGGGAAGAAGGGCATTTCCGATGGTGTTGGCATTAGCCTTAAGTCTTCCGAAAAATGGGAACGTGAAATGCGAATCCCCGAAGGAAAGGATGAATTCGGTTTTAATGCGCTTCCGGGGGGTGAACGTTATTTCATAGGCGAGTATATGGACATTGGAAATTCTGCTCAGTTCTGGGCATCCAATGAATACGATGCTAGCGGAGCTTATTTCTGGCGCTTGGTTTATGATTTACGCACTTTGGATCGTGTATTCGAGAGTAAGGAAAATGCAGTATCCGTCCGTTGCGTCGAAGACCGTCTATATGAAATCAAGGAACCGCCTTCTCCTGTTCCTCATATTGAAACAAAGGTGGTCGAGGTTCAGGGCCGTACGATCCAGACGGTCCATATCGGGGATCAGGTCTGGATGGCAAACAACCTGGACGTGAAGGTTCCGGGTAGTTTCTGCTACGAGAATAAGCCTGAAAATTGCGAAAAGTATGGCCGTCTTTATCCCTGGCATGTCGTGGTGAAACTTGGGGACGAATACGCCAGAAAGGTGGGTAGGGATTCCATTTCCAAGGTGAAGCCTAAGGGTGTTTGTCCCAATGGGTGGCATGTACCCACTGCTTTGGATTTCCATAGACTTGATTCCTACTTAAAGGATATTGACCCTTCTGTGGATGTAGGAACCAACCTTAAATCCCGTACGGGCTGGCAGGAAAACGAGGATGCCATGGCTGGTATCAATGGTTTTGGTTTCAATGCGGAACCACTCGGTTCAATTCAATATACCAAGCCTAGGATGATTTGTGAAACGGTTATCAAGCAGATTATCCCTCCTGCAAAGAAGGGGGGAGTGGCTGATACTGTCTTTACCGATTCCTGCGTTGTAGATTCTACCTGGAAACCGGAACTGGCATTTAGCGGCTTTGGAAGCTTTACAGGTTTCTGGTCTGGTTCCGAAGTGGATTCCATTACTGCTGTGGCCATGACTCTTTCCTATAACGACGATGAATTTGTTCGGGACACCGCTCGTAAGGATGAAGCCTACTATTTACGCTGCATGATGGATCCCCCGGACATAGACGAAATTTATGACAGTACTTCCATCTATGACGTCCGTGACGATAACCGCTACAAGACGGTGACTATCGGGAACGATACCTGGATGGCGGAAAACCTGCGTTTTGCGGCACCGGGCAGCTACTGCTACGAGGACAAGGATATCCGCTGTAAGTCCTACGGACGCCTGTACCCGTGGCATGTGGCCATGAGGCTTCCTGCGGATTATGTGGATAATTCCATGTCTGGCGGTATCATGGCGGAACATCAGGGGATTTGCCCCGAAGGATGGCATATGCCGACGAACGAGGAATGGATTGCTCTTGGTCAGAAGGCCTTGAATATGCGTAGGGGTGGAATCGGTTCCGCCTTGAAGAGCAAGGAAGGATGGGCCCGCGGTGGAGCTCCCATATCTGCTGTCAGTGGATTTAACGCATTGCCTTCGGGTAACCGATTTGCAGACGGGGAATATGCTGAACTAGGTACAAGCACGTATTTCTGGGCCGCTCATGGTGGTGACGGAATGGGTGCAGTCTACTGGAACAT
- the gdhA gene encoding NADP-specific glutamate dehydrogenase: MAIQNAYLKSVYEKVVARDPDQALFHQAVREFLESLDPVLAQDKSWETNGVIDRLVEPERVITFRVPWLDDKGNVQVNRGYRVQFNSAIGPYKGGLRLRGEVTLSMLKFLGFEQIFKNSLTTLPMGGGKGGSDFEPKGKSDNEVMRFCQSFMTELCKHIGADTDVPAGDQGTGAREIGYMFGQYKRIRNEFVGVLTGKGLSYGGSLARTEATGYGLCYFTREMLKDLANTSFAGKTVVISGSGNVAIYATQKAQELGAKVVTVSDSNGYIYDPNGIKVEVVQQIKEVERGRISEYAKRVPGSEYHEGSKGVWTVKCDIALPCATQNEIDEESAKALIANGVMAVAEGANMPSTPEAIEAFLKAGVLFGPAKAANAGGVATSGLEMSQNSERLSWTFQEVDAKLDGIMTSIYKAASSAAEKYGDKKNLVMGANIAGFLKVADAMKWQGAC; this comes from the coding sequence ATGGCAATCCAGAATGCTTACCTCAAGTCCGTCTATGAAAAGGTCGTCGCACGCGATCCGGATCAGGCTCTGTTCCACCAGGCTGTTCGTGAATTCCTCGAATCCCTGGACCCCGTTCTCGCTCAGGACAAGTCCTGGGAAACCAACGGCGTGATCGACCGCCTGGTCGAACCGGAACGCGTTATCACTTTCCGCGTACCTTGGTTGGATGACAAGGGCAACGTTCAGGTTAACCGCGGTTACCGCGTTCAGTTCAACTCCGCTATCGGTCCTTACAAGGGCGGTCTCCGTCTCCGTGGCGAAGTTACTCTCTCCATGCTGAAGTTCCTCGGCTTCGAACAGATCTTCAAGAACTCCCTCACTACTCTCCCCATGGGTGGCGGCAAGGGTGGTTCCGACTTCGAACCCAAGGGCAAGTCTGATAACGAAGTGATGCGCTTCTGCCAGTCTTTCATGACTGAACTCTGCAAGCACATCGGCGCTGACACCGACGTTCCGGCTGGTGACCAGGGTACTGGCGCTCGCGAAATCGGTTACATGTTCGGTCAGTACAAGCGTATCCGCAACGAATTCGTCGGCGTTCTCACTGGTAAGGGTCTCTCCTACGGTGGTTCTCTCGCACGTACCGAAGCTACCGGTTACGGCCTCTGCTACTTCACCCGCGAAATGCTCAAGGACCTCGCCAACACCTCTTTCGCTGGCAAGACTGTCGTGATCTCCGGTTCTGGTAACGTTGCTATCTACGCTACCCAGAAGGCTCAGGAACTCGGTGCAAAGGTTGTTACCGTTTCTGACTCCAACGGTTACATCTATGACCCGAACGGCATCAAGGTTGAAGTTGTTCAGCAGATCAAGGAAGTCGAACGAGGCCGTATCTCTGAATACGCAAAGCGCGTTCCGGGTTCTGAATACCACGAAGGTTCTAAGGGCGTTTGGACTGTCAAGTGCGACATCGCTCTTCCCTGCGCAACTCAGAACGAAATCGACGAAGAATCCGCAAAGGCTCTTATCGCTAACGGCGTGATGGCTGTTGCTGAAGGTGCTAACATGCCTTCTACTCCGGAAGCAATCGAAGCCTTCCTCAAGGCTGGCGTTCTCTTTGGACCTGCTAAGGCTGCAAACGCTGGTGGCGTTGCTACCTCCGGTCTCGAAATGTCTCAGAACTCCGAACGTCTCTCCTGGACCTTCCAGGAAGTCGACGCTAAGCTCGATGGCATCATGACCTCCATCTACAAGGCTGCTTCTTCCGCTGCTGAAAAGTACGGCGACAAGAAGAACCTCGTCATGGGTGCAAACATTGCTGGCTTCCTCAAGGTTGCTGACGCTATGAAGTGGCAGGGCGCATGCTAA
- a CDS encoding glycoside hydrolase family 9 protein produces the protein MFFKKSLMAGLALFGLAATTASAALGTDDFVEAAWMTTRFYGAQRSGQGPNWLADGTNYTTSFMKDAYQGKDMTGGWFDCGDHVMFGQTQGYSAYILALAYAEFTEGFYDLYTGDFTDYKAANDYTRKGGKPNKVRDLLEELRYEADFWVKAAPDEKTFISVKGDGNADHMKWVTPGKMSTLGSGNGGDTRSMTANANDSYSSGMAAAMLAVMARVDPDESNRAKYLKGAKNAYAYAMAHKGVTTSGSFYNANWWNGRVTDGQFLAALELYRTTKDSKYKSAAEDVFYDLDFSGGASTPMNYANAIPLSVIVGHSIGIDSDDYGAATPKMFLDKMYKNKAQNSIFIPEKKGSGDFPVRSPSGGAFLYALYAKYYDDDSYDSMIEKNIAYLLGDNNSKKSYVVGFTANGANAPTAPHHRGYYANEDEGREVDSGLRPPEKNKLLGGMIAGDFNSGSHNGTVSNYSTNEVCVDLNAPLVGALGYILSKKAPKSDAVLGTQSSPLVKDTTTQNPSVQDTTAKDTSAVNPGGNIAIGNQAVAARSFRLVNANGVVSVASANAAPFKVQVFDLNGNMVQSMESKGREVFFLPKAKGVLQVRVTSRNAKMAYTIKSL, from the coding sequence ATGTTCTTTAAAAAATCTTTGATGGCAGGTCTTGCCCTTTTCGGTCTCGCCGCTACCACTGCTTCCGCCGCTCTTGGCACGGATGACTTTGTGGAAGCCGCATGGATGACCACCCGTTTTTATGGTGCACAGCGTTCTGGCCAGGGTCCCAACTGGTTAGCTGACGGTACCAACTATACTACCAGCTTCATGAAGGATGCCTACCAGGGTAAGGATATGACTGGTGGTTGGTTTGACTGTGGTGACCATGTGATGTTCGGGCAGACTCAGGGTTATTCTGCCTACATTCTAGCTCTTGCCTATGCTGAATTTACCGAAGGTTTCTACGACCTCTATACAGGTGATTTCACTGACTATAAGGCTGCAAACGATTACACCCGTAAGGGTGGTAAGCCTAATAAGGTTCGTGACCTTCTGGAAGAACTTCGCTACGAAGCTGACTTCTGGGTAAAGGCCGCTCCCGATGAAAAGACCTTCATCTCCGTGAAGGGTGATGGCAACGCCGACCACATGAAGTGGGTGACTCCCGGTAAGATGAGTACCCTGGGTTCCGGCAATGGTGGCGACACCCGTTCCATGACTGCAAATGCGAATGACAGCTATTCTTCTGGTATGGCCGCCGCAATGCTTGCGGTGATGGCCCGTGTGGATCCCGATGAATCCAACCGTGCAAAGTACCTGAAGGGCGCAAAGAATGCCTATGCCTATGCCATGGCTCACAAGGGCGTGACCACTTCTGGCTCTTTCTACAATGCCAACTGGTGGAATGGCCGTGTGACTGATGGTCAGTTCCTGGCTGCCCTTGAACTTTACCGCACCACTAAGGATAGCAAGTACAAGAGCGCCGCAGAAGATGTCTTCTACGATCTTGACTTTAGCGGTGGCGCTTCCACTCCTATGAACTATGCGAATGCCATTCCTCTGTCCGTAATCGTTGGTCACTCCATCGGTATCGACAGTGATGACTATGGTGCTGCTACTCCCAAGATGTTCTTGGACAAGATGTACAAGAATAAGGCGCAAAACAGCATCTTTATCCCGGAAAAGAAGGGCTCCGGAGACTTCCCGGTTCGTTCTCCCTCCGGTGGCGCGTTCCTTTATGCTCTCTATGCGAAGTATTATGACGACGACAGCTACGATAGCATGATTGAAAAGAACATTGCTTACCTGTTGGGCGACAACAATAGCAAGAAGTCCTATGTGGTTGGCTTTACGGCTAATGGCGCTAACGCTCCTACCGCACCTCATCATCGTGGTTACTATGCTAACGAAGATGAAGGCCGTGAAGTGGATTCCGGCTTGCGTCCTCCCGAAAAGAACAAGCTTCTGGGTGGCATGATTGCTGGTGACTTCAATAGTGGAAGCCATAACGGTACTGTTTCCAACTACAGCACCAACGAAGTCTGCGTGGACCTGAACGCTCCGCTGGTGGGCGCTCTCGGTTATATCCTTTCCAAGAAGGCTCCTAAGTCCGATGCCGTTTTGGGTACCCAGAGTTCTCCGCTGGTGAAGGATACTACCACTCAGAATCCTTCTGTCCAGGATACTACGGCTAAGGATACTTCTGCGGTAAATCCGGGTGGCAACATTGCTATCGGCAATCAGGCTGTTGCAGCCCGTTCCTTCCGTTTGGTCAATGCCAATGGTGTGGTAAGTGTTGCTAGTGCAAATGCAGCTCCTTTCAAGGTCCAGGTATTTGACTTGAACGGCAATATGGTCCAGTCTATGGAAAGCAAGGGTCGTGAAGTCTTCTTCCTTCCCAAGGCTAAGGGCGTTCTCCAGGTTCGTGTGACCTCCCGGAACGCAAAGATGGCTTACACCATCAAGAGCCTCTAA
- a CDS encoding inositol monophosphatase family protein, with product MNEETKEFLRVAEELARKAGAICLDLQNNLGDVKYKTAKDVVTIADVSSEKLIVEGLRAAFPTHSIRTEEAGVIDGSDSRYRWIIDPVDGTVNFSRGIPLWGISIALHFEGKPLVAVVNLPKLGEMFTAIKGQGAFMNGKPIHVSREDNPTHAIVSNGDFNVGDAQKINAQNSRNFAAEAVAFERVKCFGSAVIEGCFTACGRLDCFVMTMSYPWDIAAIALLVEEAGGKSTHIDGSEMQFVDAEQVAFSNGILHDVLVKTVN from the coding sequence ATGAACGAAGAAACGAAAGAATTCTTGAGAGTAGCCGAGGAATTGGCTAGAAAAGCAGGTGCGATCTGCTTGGATTTACAAAACAATCTGGGTGATGTAAAGTACAAGACTGCGAAAGACGTGGTGACTATCGCTGACGTCTCCAGCGAAAAACTGATTGTGGAAGGTCTTCGTGCTGCGTTCCCCACACATTCTATCCGTACGGAAGAAGCGGGTGTCATTGATGGTTCCGATTCCCGCTACCGCTGGATCATCGATCCGGTGGACGGCACCGTGAACTTCAGCCGCGGAATCCCCCTGTGGGGCATTTCCATTGCCCTTCATTTTGAAGGGAAGCCTCTTGTGGCTGTGGTGAACCTCCCGAAACTTGGGGAAATGTTTACCGCCATCAAGGGCCAGGGCGCTTTCATGAATGGCAAACCCATTCACGTCAGTCGCGAAGACAATCCTACTCACGCTATTGTCAGCAATGGGGATTTCAACGTTGGCGATGCCCAGAAAATCAACGCCCAGAACTCCAGGAATTTTGCTGCAGAGGCGGTCGCTTTCGAGCGTGTGAAGTGCTTCGGGTCGGCAGTCATTGAAGGTTGCTTTACCGCATGTGGCCGCCTGGATTGCTTTGTCATGACCATGAGCTATCCTTGGGATATTGCAGCCATTGCCCTTCTGGTGGAAGAAGCTGGCGGAAAGTCTACCCACATCGATGGATCTGAAATGCAGTTCGTGGATGCAGAACAGGTGGCTTTCTCCAATGGCATCCTGCATGATGTGCTTGTAAAGACAGTTAACTAG
- a CDS encoding aminopeptidase — MKDPRITKLAENLINNAIALKAGENILIETTDTPDELSTELVKAVVKAGGNAFVHNYSGRIRREMIMTASEEQMKLAADLAMDEMQKMQCYISIRAAENAMENCDIPGPQMRKYRLANQAVLDYRVNKTRWCVLRWPNPSMAQAAKMSTEAFEDFYFEACLADYPRMAKAAQNLVDMMNRTDKVRLVSKGTDLTFSIKDIPAVPCCGNMNIPDGEVYTAPVRNSVNGVIQYNTPSLYDGKQFGNVRLEFKDGAIVKASCETGDNEALNALFNTDEGARYVGEFAIGFNPYVNSAMCDILFDEKIAGSIHFTPGRCYEDAPNGNVSAIHWDLVLIMRPEYGGGEIWFDDKLIRKDGIFVVDELKCLNPDQLA, encoded by the coding sequence ATGAAAGACCCTAGAATTACAAAGCTTGCTGAAAATTTGATCAATAACGCCATTGCCCTGAAGGCTGGCGAAAATATCCTGATTGAAACCACCGACACTCCCGATGAACTTTCCACGGAATTGGTGAAGGCTGTGGTGAAGGCTGGTGGTAACGCCTTCGTTCATAATTACAGCGGACGTATTCGTCGCGAAATGATCATGACCGCTTCTGAAGAACAGATGAAGCTGGCTGCAGACCTGGCTATGGATGAAATGCAGAAAATGCAGTGCTATATCTCCATCCGTGCCGCCGAAAACGCCATGGAAAACTGCGATATTCCTGGCCCCCAGATGAGAAAGTACCGCCTTGCGAACCAGGCCGTGCTGGATTACCGCGTAAATAAGACCCGCTGGTGCGTCCTTCGCTGGCCCAACCCGTCTATGGCTCAGGCCGCCAAGATGAGTACCGAAGCTTTTGAAGACTTCTATTTTGAAGCCTGCCTGGCTGATTATCCCCGAATGGCAAAGGCTGCCCAGAACCTGGTGGACATGATGAACCGTACGGATAAGGTGCGTCTGGTTTCCAAGGGCACGGATTTGACCTTCAGCATCAAGGATATTCCGGCAGTACCTTGCTGTGGCAACATGAATATTCCCGATGGGGAAGTCTATACTGCACCCGTCCGCAATAGCGTTAACGGCGTGATTCAGTATAATACACCCTCTCTCTATGACGGTAAGCAGTTCGGTAACGTCCGTCTGGAATTTAAGGACGGCGCCATCGTGAAGGCTTCCTGCGAAACAGGCGATAACGAAGCCTTGAATGCCCTGTTCAATACGGATGAAGGCGCCCGTTATGTGGGTGAATTCGCCATCGGCTTCAATCCTTACGTGAACTCCGCCATGTGCGATATCCTGTTCGACGAAAAGATCGCAGGCTCCATTCACTTCACTCCGGGCCGTTGCTACGAAGACGCTCCTAATGGTAACGTTAGTGCCATCCATTGGGACCTGGTTCTTATTATGCGTCCCGAATATGGTGGCGGCGAAATCTGGTTTGACGACAAGTTGATCCGTAAGGATGGCATTTTTGTGGTGGATGAACTGAAATGCCTGAACCCTGATCAATTGGCCTAG
- a CDS encoding AgmX/PglI C-terminal domain-containing protein has translation MKNVKIKMDPFVASLLPDSDKKMGAIASASMVVALALCLLATTYEQMVDDVIFLERKDDELIATINVIEKKEEKKELPKKETKTKKEIQRKRQGGGGKPKGQGRPNAVEARSVLKMLTAMTKSASNSSYDLIKQKFAKDIDKVIKSSSGLQLTGKTHFGDRRGTVTGGINEGYASGGSGGIDGLFTGLQGGSVGALSTKSLKGNLRPPSAKEIDMGAGTSSRSASDVMKVIRKRTPGLRHVYNKYLKMKPGFAGKVTFKFIIAPGGEIIGINIISSTTGYSEFDNEIKNSISRWTFGTVKSGNTTVTVPFTFSE, from the coding sequence ATGAAAAACGTAAAGATCAAAATGGATCCGTTTGTGGCATCCCTACTTCCGGATTCCGATAAGAAAATGGGTGCAATTGCCAGTGCGTCCATGGTAGTGGCGTTGGCGCTGTGTCTTTTGGCGACAACGTATGAACAAATGGTGGATGATGTCATTTTCCTGGAACGAAAGGACGATGAACTGATTGCCACGATTAACGTCATTGAAAAGAAGGAGGAAAAGAAGGAACTTCCCAAGAAAGAAACGAAAACAAAAAAGGAAATCCAGCGTAAGCGCCAAGGCGGTGGCGGAAAACCCAAGGGACAGGGTAGGCCCAATGCCGTTGAGGCGCGTAGTGTGCTGAAGATGCTTACTGCAATGACGAAGAGCGCTTCTAATAGCTCCTATGATCTGATTAAGCAAAAGTTTGCGAAGGATATAGACAAAGTAATTAAAAGTAGCAGCGGTCTTCAACTTACGGGTAAAACACACTTTGGCGATCGCCGTGGAACTGTAACAGGTGGTATCAATGAAGGCTACGCCTCTGGCGGTAGCGGCGGAATTGATGGACTTTTTACAGGCCTGCAGGGCGGTTCTGTCGGGGCGCTATCAACCAAGTCCTTGAAGGGAAATTTGAGACCTCCTTCTGCAAAGGAAATCGATATGGGGGCAGGTACGTCTTCCCGTTCGGCTTCCGATGTGATGAAGGTCATCCGTAAACGAACTCCGGGCTTGCGCCATGTGTACAATAAGTATCTGAAGATGAAACCGGGCTTTGCGGGCAAGGTGACGTTCAAGTTCATCATTGCCCCGGGTGGTGAAATTATCGGAATCAATATCATTTCGTCCACCACCGGCTACAGCGAATTCGATAACGAAATCAAGAATTCCATTAGCCGCTGGACCTTTGGTACGGTGAAGTCCGGTAATACCACGGTAACGGTTCCCTTCACGTTCTCTGAATAG
- the alr gene encoding alanine racemase, whose product MKLLNTPPDLNRIARPNWIEINLDALCNNIQFIRSQIPANTKILLPVKADSYGHGSLACSFAAKFGGADYLGVAHISEGMILRQYGMDLPILVLGPCTPADFAYFVEFQLTAAITDIRTAMAFDQFLRDNNCTCKAHLKIDSGMNRYGFDAEDFNNIRAALSLKNLKFEGMFTHLATADMPGNPKTEIQIQRFARLVDVLEAEGLRPEICHCSSSAGTLTHPESHFDMVRPGLALYGYNPMGAIPSPWPIKPVMKIKSTIRHIHDVKPGETVSYGGYWMAQQPTRIATIAIGYGDGYLRGEYNKGFVFIRGQLCPILGRVCMDATMVDVSHIPDVQVGETVDVVNGELDFRISMESVADDHHTIPYELTSRVARRLYRKYYWKNRLVRWDYLRQEFGVRDFKEFPLR is encoded by the coding sequence ATGAAGCTTTTAAACACCCCTCCCGATCTTAATAGAATTGCGCGCCCCAACTGGATTGAAATCAACCTCGACGCCCTTTGTAATAACATTCAGTTTATCCGTAGTCAGATTCCGGCCAATACCAAGATTCTCTTGCCCGTAAAGGCTGACTCCTACGGACACGGCAGCCTGGCCTGCTCCTTTGCCGCAAAGTTCGGCGGTGCAGACTATCTGGGCGTCGCCCACATTAGCGAAGGCATGATCCTGCGGCAGTATGGCATGGACTTGCCCATCCTGGTGCTCGGCCCCTGCACTCCTGCAGACTTCGCCTACTTCGTTGAATTCCAGCTGACCGCAGCCATTACCGACATCCGCACCGCAATGGCATTCGACCAGTTCCTCCGCGACAACAACTGCACTTGCAAGGCTCACCTGAAGATCGATTCCGGCATGAACCGTTACGGCTTTGATGCGGAAGACTTCAACAATATTCGCGCGGCACTCAGCTTGAAGAACTTGAAGTTCGAAGGCATGTTCACTCACTTGGCTACCGCCGACATGCCGGGCAATCCCAAGACCGAAATCCAGATCCAGCGTTTCGCACGTTTGGTTGACGTGCTGGAAGCGGAAGGACTCCGTCCGGAAATCTGCCATTGTTCCAGTTCCGCAGGCACCCTGACCCATCCCGAAAGCCATTTCGACATGGTGCGTCCGGGCCTCGCCCTCTATGGATACAACCCCATGGGAGCCATTCCATCTCCGTGGCCCATCAAGCCTGTCATGAAGATCAAGTCCACCATCCGCCACATTCACGACGTAAAGCCCGGCGAAACCGTTAGCTACGGCGGCTACTGGATGGCACAGCAGCCCACCCGCATTGCAACCATCGCTATCGGTTACGGCGACGGTTACCTCCGCGGCGAATACAACAAGGGCTTCGTCTTTATCCGCGGTCAGCTCTGCCCCATTCTGGGACGCGTCTGCATGGACGCCACCATGGTGGACGTGAGCCATATTCCCGACGTTCAGGTGGGCGAAACTGTTGACGTGGTGAACGGCGAACTGGATTTCCGCATTTCCATGGAAAGCGTAGCCGACGACCACCACACCATTCCTTACGAACTCACAAGCCGCGTGGCTCGCCGCCTGTACCGCAAGTACTACTGGAAGAACCGCCTGGTTCGCTGGGACTACCTCCGCCAGGAATTTGGCGTGAGGGATTTCAAGGAATTTCCGTTGCGCTAA
- a CDS encoding methylated-DNA--[protein]-cysteine S-methyltransferase, translating into MDFTDEKFTTVRHRNLWGEWTFVFEKSKLCSLNYSNEKEAKTIKPSSLQACTYAFADLDAELQPSVNRAYKKVVQQLNEYLLGKRKEFKIPYKLYGTEFQVKVWESLKEIPFGETRSYKDIAEMVGNPKAVRAVGGALHVNPIPFILPCHRVIGKAGDLVGFGLGLEMKRRLLVIEGAIPQEMFLE; encoded by the coding sequence ATGGATTTCACAGATGAAAAGTTTACGACCGTTCGCCACCGAAACCTCTGGGGGGAATGGACTTTTGTATTCGAGAAATCCAAGTTGTGCAGTCTGAACTACTCCAATGAAAAAGAGGCTAAAACCATAAAGCCAAGTTCGCTACAGGCTTGCACCTACGCTTTCGCCGACCTAGATGCAGAACTGCAACCATCAGTAAATCGCGCTTATAAAAAAGTGGTCCAGCAGCTGAACGAATACCTCCTGGGAAAACGCAAGGAATTCAAGATTCCATACAAACTATACGGAACAGAATTTCAGGTAAAAGTCTGGGAGTCCCTTAAGGAAATTCCCTTTGGCGAAACACGCTCCTATAAGGACATCGCCGAAATGGTAGGAAACCCCAAGGCAGTCCGTGCTGTTGGCGGAGCACTCCACGTCAACCCCATTCCCTTTATCCTCCCCTGCCATCGCGTGATTGGCAAGGCGGGCGACCTGGTGGGATTCGGTCTTGGTCTAGAAATGAAAAGACGCCTCCTCGTCATAGAAGGCGCCATTCCACAGGAAATGTTTTTAGAATAA
- a CDS encoding PT domain-containing protein, whose protein sequence is MSSSEAPASRTASNVEEQPSARPSARPSARPSARPSARPSARPSAWPSA, encoded by the coding sequence ATGAGTTCATCAGAAGCACCCGCTTCTCGAACAGCATCCAACGTAGAGGAGCAGCCCTCAGCAAGACCTTCCGCACGACCTTCCGCACGACCTTCCGCACGGCCTTCTGCGCGGCCCTCAGCAAGACCTTCCGCATGGCCTTCCGCATGA